The following coding sequences are from one Streptomyces sp. NBC_00536 window:
- a CDS encoding phosphodiester glycosidase family protein, which translates to MSTHRPLLTLLLATAVLLGPAPTAAADADDGTETARTSRPLAPGIRLESYDRLERDRWLRVDELAVDLGAPGVRAEYLGGDGPATVADAAARHPAGPGRRVAAAVNGDFFDIGATGAPLGPGVRGGRLLHAPAPGAGAAVGFGADGAGRVLTLGLDGSVTLPGGPRPLAGYNTARPPAEGYFAYTADWTWGPLPAPGPGPAAEADVRDGRVTAVRSPARGTPPAPGVTVLVGRGRAAARVAALRSGDPVSLSARLRGGDGGAPLVSALGGRAALVVAGVPQDHEGEPNDTAAPRTAVGLSRDGRALRVVTVDGRRRDSGGLTLTGLGRLMHGLGAHDALNLDGGGSTTLLAGRSGTTALDLENSPSDGSPRKVANGLVLTVPTGSGRAVGYRVEALGGATGVFPGLTRALTATGYDATLGPVAPGSAADGPQWSVDPGGSGRVDSGGVFHGVRPGSASVRARRAEAGGALHLDVLGPLTGIRPSTRRLGLADPAEKGAFGLTGLDAQGRAAPVEGRDVRWEYDRTRWRVGEDGRGGFTMTALVPRATGRIRATVAPPGAAAVTTELAVGVGLVEEGLADLSDAERWRGPGASAAPGHTGTGLRLTVTAGRGREPRPAPLRAAAAAAEPPRPVPLPDLARSLALWVEGDGSGGRVEARLRQGDGERVVLRGPVVDWKGWRRITLPVPALAERPLALDRLSASAGPRPGTLVLDTLTAQGPQAAAAPPVPVVRDPALAATPAEVRARPWRFALLAGGQSAADLRRAREEIRAERPELVLASGDAPSSSVHRGVRFLRLDGAHRTLDGGGLERLRALREGIAAAGREAATGALVVVQDDGAGPSAVDRKEAALRERLLAEFRRATGKGAAVVTLGGPVTGVGRAEGVLSVTAGRSGWVLVGTDGAAGGGGSVGREHEWVSVEPRPGPAPAPVAVVAPAPVAGQAAGIRGPRG; encoded by the coding sequence GTGTCCACACACCGCCCGCTGCTGACGCTCCTTCTCGCCACGGCCGTTCTGCTGGGCCCCGCCCCCACCGCGGCCGCCGATGCCGATGACGGCACCGAGACCGCCCGGACCAGTCGCCCGCTCGCCCCCGGCATCCGGCTCGAGTCCTACGACCGCCTGGAGCGCGACCGCTGGCTGCGCGTCGACGAACTCGCCGTCGACCTGGGCGCCCCCGGCGTACGGGCCGAGTACCTGGGCGGGGACGGCCCGGCGACCGTCGCCGACGCCGCGGCCCGCCACCCCGCGGGCCCGGGCCGCCGGGTGGCCGCGGCCGTCAACGGGGACTTCTTCGACATCGGGGCCACGGGCGCCCCCCTCGGGCCCGGCGTCCGCGGCGGCCGCCTGCTGCACGCTCCCGCCCCGGGCGCGGGAGCCGCCGTCGGCTTCGGCGCCGACGGCGCGGGCCGGGTACTGACCCTCGGGCTCGACGGCAGCGTCACCCTGCCCGGCGGTCCCCGCCCGCTCGCCGGGTACAACACCGCCCGGCCGCCCGCCGAGGGGTACTTCGCCTACACCGCCGACTGGACCTGGGGCCCCCTCCCGGCCCCCGGACCGGGCCCGGCCGCCGAAGCCGACGTACGGGACGGGCGGGTCACGGCGGTACGTTCGCCCGCGCGTGGCACACCGCCCGCACCCGGCGTCACCGTGCTGGTCGGCCGGGGCCGGGCGGCGGCCCGGGTCGCGGCCCTGCGCTCGGGGGACCCGGTGTCCCTCTCGGCGCGGCTCCGGGGCGGCGACGGCGGTGCGCCCCTGGTGTCCGCCCTCGGCGGGCGCGCGGCCCTGGTGGTGGCCGGAGTACCGCAGGACCACGAGGGCGAACCGAACGACACCGCGGCCCCGCGCACCGCGGTGGGCCTCTCCCGGGACGGCCGCGCGCTCCGCGTCGTCACCGTCGACGGCCGCCGGCGCGACAGCGGAGGCCTCACCCTCACCGGGCTCGGGCGGCTGATGCACGGCCTCGGGGCGCACGACGCCCTCAACCTCGACGGCGGCGGTTCCACCACCCTGCTCGCCGGACGCAGCGGGACCACCGCCCTCGACCTGGAGAACTCCCCGTCCGACGGGAGCCCGCGCAAGGTCGCCAACGGGCTGGTGCTCACCGTCCCCACCGGCTCCGGCCGTGCCGTCGGTTACCGCGTCGAAGCACTAGGCGGCGCCACCGGGGTCTTCCCGGGCCTGACCCGTGCTCTCACCGCCACCGGCTACGACGCCACCCTCGGCCCGGTGGCTCCCGGCTCCGCCGCGGACGGCCCCCAGTGGTCGGTGGACCCGGGCGGATCCGGCCGGGTGGATTCCGGCGGGGTCTTCCACGGAGTGCGCCCCGGGAGCGCGTCCGTGCGCGCGCGCCGCGCGGAAGCCGGGGGAGCGCTCCACCTGGACGTGCTCGGCCCGCTCACCGGCATCCGGCCGAGCACACGCCGGCTCGGCCTCGCGGACCCCGCCGAGAAGGGCGCCTTCGGGCTCACCGGTCTCGACGCACAGGGCCGGGCCGCCCCGGTCGAGGGCCGTGACGTGCGGTGGGAGTACGACCGTACGCGCTGGCGGGTCGGCGAGGACGGGCGCGGCGGCTTCACGATGACCGCGCTCGTGCCGCGGGCCACGGGGCGGATCCGGGCCACGGTCGCACCGCCCGGTGCCGCGGCCGTGACCACCGAACTCGCCGTGGGGGTCGGCCTGGTGGAGGAGGGCCTGGCGGACCTGAGCGACGCGGAGCGGTGGCGCGGGCCGGGCGCGAGCGCGGCCCCCGGGCACACCGGGACCGGCCTGCGCCTCACGGTCACCGCCGGGCGCGGACGGGAGCCGCGGCCAGCCCCGCTCCGGGCTGCGGCGGCTGCCGCGGAGCCGCCGCGGCCCGTACCGCTGCCGGACCTGGCACGGTCCCTCGCCCTCTGGGTCGAGGGCGACGGCTCCGGCGGCCGGGTCGAGGCCCGGCTGCGCCAGGGGGACGGTGAGCGGGTGGTGCTGCGCGGGCCCGTAGTCGACTGGAAGGGCTGGCGCCGGATCACCCTGCCCGTACCGGCGTTGGCCGAGCGCCCGCTCGCCCTAGACCGGCTCTCGGCGAGCGCCGGTCCGCGCCCGGGCACGCTGGTGCTGGACACCCTGACCGCGCAGGGCCCGCAGGCCGCTGCGGCGCCGCCCGTCCCCGTGGTCCGTGACCCGGCCCTCGCGGCGACGCCCGCCGAAGTACGGGCCCGCCCCTGGCGGTTCGCGCTGCTGGCCGGCGGTCAGTCGGCGGCGGACCTGCGCCGGGCCCGGGAGGAGATCCGCGCCGAACGCCCCGAGCTGGTGCTCGCCTCCGGCGACGCGCCCTCGTCGTCCGTGCACCGGGGCGTACGGTTCCTGCGCCTCGACGGCGCTCACCGGACCCTCGACGGGGGCGGGCTGGAGCGGCTGCGGGCGCTGCGCGAGGGGATCGCCGCGGCGGGCCGGGAGGCCGCCACCGGCGCGCTGGTCGTCGTACAGGACGACGGGGCCGGGCCGTCAGCCGTCGACCGGAAGGAGGCCGCGCTGCGGGAGCGGCTGCTCGCAGAGTTCCGGCGGGCCACCGGCAAGGGCGCCGCGGTGGTGACCCTCGGCGGACCCGTGACCGGGGTGGGCCGGGCCGAGGGCGTGCTGTCGGTGACGGCGGGACGCTCCGGCTGGGTCCTGGTGGGGACCGACGGCGCCGCGGGCGGGGGCGGGAGCGTGGGACGGGAGCACGAGTGGGTCTCCGTGGAACCGCGTCCGGGGCCCGCGCCCGCGCCCGTCGCCGTCGTGGCTCCCGCGCCCGTGGCCGGGCAGGCGGCGGGGATCAGAGGGCCACGAGGGTGA
- a CDS encoding DUF4328 domain-containing protein: MSYDATSPPVPAPVSWALRSPSGLATALTVLLAVAGAVDLAAGLIGFGTEDGAGAGFGADDPLTRETLLLGSVALVQLALLVATGVVFIIWFHRVRVNGGAFRPDLFSQGPGWAIGAWFVPFLNLVRPFRIAKEIWAASVQAGPDGSARALSVTPITLWWMTFVGSNLVSRGSASAGDLLSAVSAVFAVLFVRKLTALQVTKATQGPYAAS; the protein is encoded by the coding sequence ATGTCCTACGACGCCACCAGTCCGCCCGTACCCGCACCCGTCTCCTGGGCCCTGCGCTCGCCGAGCGGCCTGGCCACCGCTCTCACGGTCCTGCTCGCCGTGGCGGGCGCGGTCGACCTCGCGGCAGGCCTGATCGGCTTCGGCACGGAGGACGGCGCGGGGGCCGGTTTCGGCGCCGATGACCCGCTGACCCGGGAAACGCTGCTGCTCGGCTCCGTCGCACTCGTCCAGCTCGCGCTCCTGGTGGCCACCGGAGTCGTCTTCATCATCTGGTTCCACCGGGTGCGGGTGAACGGCGGGGCGTTCCGGCCCGACCTCTTCAGCCAGGGGCCCGGGTGGGCCATCGGGGCCTGGTTCGTGCCGTTCCTGAATCTCGTCCGCCCGTTCCGGATCGCCAAGGAGATCTGGGCGGCCAGCGTCCAGGCCGGGCCCGACGGCTCCGCCCGCGCCCTCTCCGTCACGCCCATCACCCTGTGGTGGATGACCTTCGTGGGCTCGAACCTGGTCAGCCGCGGCAGCGCGTCCGCGGGCGACCTGCTGTCGGCCGTTTCCGCCGTGTTCGCCGTCCTCTTCGTCCGCAAGCTGACGGCGCTGCAGGTCACGAAGGCGACGCAGGGACCGTACGCCGCGTCCTGA